One segment of Xiphias gladius isolate SHS-SW01 ecotype Sanya breed wild chromosome 1, ASM1685928v1, whole genome shotgun sequence DNA contains the following:
- the LOC120790133 gene encoding uncharacterized protein DDB_G0271670-like, whose product MSQSHERARKPEAVTQIPTKAEDEVLREAVTDGFLVNDFLLPSLLSESPKIKTTVQQLSPDSEPESATGEAPTSVFFQNTGDPYATTTQNVSHAQSSSTVSSKDSDDTSSDSSTTQNPQSGFTSSSEPKEAQSSVTPDHVSVSQTSDPAVSSFDLLSTLSSDLESENVEVLGQYPATSFSVTSSSNTESSTSSLTFTPSRISHKAPRLFEESDASQLTSTEETSTSSSTSTPALISHKAPRLFEETEGSGSTSTEETSTSSSTSTPALVRYKAPRLFEETEGSGSTSTEETSTSSSTSMPALIRHIAPRIFVENAGKALREEETFNPESQPNKGHSTPGWIIILAFVVGVAALVMVCVAVATRKKWNGPQQVSQVETKTVSPDQQREQEMETFLHNDKPKENGKAAEYTVIPLDEFPENY is encoded by the exons CCGTGACCCAGATCCCTACCAAAGCTGAGGATGAAGTTCTCAGAGAGGCCGTGACGGACGGGTTCCTCGTCAATGACTTTCTTCTCCCTTCACTCTTATCTGAAtcacccaaaataaaaacaaccgTTCAGCAGCTGTCCCCTGACTCCGAACCGGAGTCAGCTACAGGGGAGGCCCCGACGTCCGTGTTCTTCCAGAACACAGGTGACCCCTATGCAACCACAACTCAGAATGTTTCCCATGCTCAGAGCTCTTCCACAGTGTCGTCAAAGGACAGCGATGACACCAGTTCAGATTCATCTACCACCCAAAACCCTCAGTCTGGCTTTACCTCTTCATCAGAGCCAAAAGAAGCCCAGTCAAGCGTCACCCCAGATCACGTCTCGGTCTCTCAAACCTCTGACCCTGCCGTGTCCAGCTTTGACCTCCTGAGCACTCTGAGTTCCGATTTAGAGTCTGAAAATGTAGAGGTGCTAGGTCAGTACCCTGCTACGAGCTTTAGTGTGACCTCCAGCTCCAACACAGAAAGCAGCACTTCATCATTAACCTTCACGCCTTCTCGTATCAGCCACAAGGCTCCACGACTGTTTGAAGAAAGTGATGCATCACAATTGACATCAACCGAAG AGACTAGCACTTCATCATCAACCTCCACGCCTGCTCTTATCAGCCACAAGGCTCCACGACTGTTTGAGGAAACCGAGGGGTCAGGATCAACATCAACAGAAG AAACTAGCACTTCATCATCAACCTCCACGCCTGCTCTTGTCAGATACAAGGCTCCACGACTGTTTGAGGAAACCGAGGGGTCAGGATCAACATCAACAGAAG AAACCAGCACTTCATCATCAACCTCCATGCCTGCTCTTATCAGACACATAGCTCCACGAATATTCGTAGAAAATGCTGGAAAAGCTTTACGAGAAG AAGAAACTTTCAATCCTGAATCGCAGCCGAACAAAGGACACAGTACACCAG GTTGGATCATCATCCttgcttttgttgttggtgTCGCGGCACTGGTAATGGTCTGCGTTGCCGTCGCTACCAGAAAAAA GTGGAATGGACCACAACAGGTATCCCAGGTAGAGACCAAAACTGTCTCCCCAGACCAGCAGAGGGAGCAAGAGATGGAAACATTCCTACACAATGACAAGCCCAAGGAGAACGGAAAGGCAGCAGAGTACACAGTCATCCCTCTGGATGAGTTTCCAGAGAACTATTGA
- the LOC120790621 gene encoding excitatory amino acid transporter 2-like isoform X1, translated as MQKQVEVRMDESHLEPVVDTPESACGGFCDKIMRNMVLTLTILGVFLGSIAGMLLRHISPLPPDVIMIIAFPGEILMRMLKMLILPLIVSSLVTGLAGLDAKSSGRLGTRAMVYYMSTTVIAAVLGVILVLLIHPGNPKLRANLGQGKKNDEVSSVDAFFDLIRNLFPENLVQACFQQVGVSQRVFTHQIKSNSYVSRSSCLLFSLPLVQIQTVTTKVPVPTNRTKAPPQFTVKRSLQFKSGMNVLGLIGFFVAFGVIMGKMGEKAKLMLEFFNVLNEIVMKLVSAIMWYSPVGIACLICGKIISIADLEVVARQLGMYMITVIVGLIIHGGIFLPLIYFVVVKENPFKFFMGIFQAWVTALGTASSAGTLPVTFRCLEDNLGIDKRVTRFVLPVGATINMDGTALYEAVAAIFIAQMNGIELDWGQIVTVSMTATLASVGAASIPSAGLVTMLLILTAVGLPTQDISLLVAVDWLLDRFRTSVNVVGDSYGAGIVYHLSKDELDSFDAQQTRMDDFEMAKTQSFFENNSNQNVYTHHNSILIDDCKVHFTLTDIETCM; from the exons ATGCAGAAGCAAGTGGAGGTCAGGATGGACGAGAGCCATCTGGAGCCCGTAGTGGACACTCCTGAGAGTGCATGTGGCGGTTTCTGTGACAAGATCATGAGGAACATGGTTCTCACTCTCACAATCCTCG GTGTGTTTCTGGGTTCCATCGCTGGAATGCTGCTGCGGCACATATCTCCCCTCCCTCCCGATGTTATTATGATCATCGCCTTCCCAGGGGAGATCCTAATGAGGATGCTGAAGATGCTTATTTTGCCTCTCATTGTTTCCAGTCTGGTCACAG GACTAGCCGGTTTGGATGCCAAATCCAGCGGCCGCTTAGGGACCAGGGCCATGGTGTACTACATGTCGACAACGGTGATTGCAGCCGTCCTGGGAGTGATCCTGGTGCTGCTCATCCATCCCGGGAACCCCAAGCTGAGGGCTAATCTCGGGCAGGGAAAGAAGAACGACGAGGTTTCCAGCGTAGACGCTTTCTTTGACCTCATCCGAAATCTTTTCCCGGAAAACTTGGTGCAGGCCTGCTTCCAGCAGGTAGGAGTCTCACAGAGAGTTTTCACCCACCAAATAAAGTCTAATTCATATGTCAGTCGCTccagctgtttgttgttttctttgcctcttGTCCAGATCCAAACAGTGACCACCAAAGTACCAGTGCCCACTAACAGGACCAAGGCACCCCCACAATTCACAGTGAAAAGGTCACTTCAGTTCAAGAGTGGGATGAATGTCCTGG GTTTGATCGGATTCTTTGTCGCTTTTGGAGTTATTATGGGGAAAATGGGAGAAAAGGCCAAGCTGATGTTGGAGTTTTTCAACGTCCTGAATGAGATTGTTATGAAGCTTGTTAGCGCAATCATGTG GTACTCCCCTGTTGGTATTGCCTGCCTCATCTGTGGAAAGATCATCTCCATTGCTGATTTGGAGGTGGTTGCGAGGCAGCTGGGGATGTACATGATCACTGTGATAGTGGGCCTCATCATCCATGGAGGCATCTTCCTTCCGCTGATATATTTTGTGGTCGTAAAAGAAAACCCCTTCAAGTTCTTCATGGGTATATTCCAGGCTTGGGTGACAGCACTTGGAACGGCGTCCAG TGCCGGTACCCTGCCTGTCACGTTCAGATGCTTAGAGGACAACCTGGGCATCGACAAGAGAGTAACGCGATTTGTCCTCCCGGTGGGAGCCACCATCAACATGGACGGCACGGCGCTTTATGAGGCTGTGGCTGCCATCTTCATCGCTCAGATGAATGGGATTGAGCTTGACTGGGGCCAAATTGTTACCGTCAG CATGACAGCCACCCTGGCCAGCGTTGGAGCAGCCAGCATCCCCAGTGCTGGACTTGTGACCATGCTTCTGATACTCACGGCGGTGGGGCTGCCCACGCAGGACATCAGCCTCCTGGTCGCGGTCGACTGGCTGCT GGATCGTTTCCGCACCTCAGTCAACGTGGTTGGGGACTCCTATGGAGCAGGTATTGTTTACCACCTTTCTAAAGATGAGCTTGACTCATTCGACGCCCAACAGACCCGGATGGATGACTTTGAGATGGCAAAGACACAATCCTTCTTTGAAAATAACAGCAACCAGAATGTATACACTCACCACAACTCAATCTTGATAGACGACTGCAAGGTACATTTCACGTTAACGGACATAGAGACTTGTATGTAG
- the LOC120790621 gene encoding excitatory amino acid transporter 2-like isoform X2: MQKQVEVRMDESHLEPVVDTPESACGGFCDKIMRNMVLTLTILGVFLGSIAGMLLRHISPLPPDVIMIIAFPGEILMRMLKMLILPLIVSSLVTGLAGLDAKSSGRLGTRAMVYYMSTTVIAAVLGVILVLLIHPGNPKLRANLGQGKKNDEVSSVDAFFDLIRNLFPENLVQACFQQIQTVTTKVPVPTNRTKAPPQFTVKRSLQFKSGMNVLGLIGFFVAFGVIMGKMGEKAKLMLEFFNVLNEIVMKLVSAIMWYSPVGIACLICGKIISIADLEVVARQLGMYMITVIVGLIIHGGIFLPLIYFVVVKENPFKFFMGIFQAWVTALGTASSAGTLPVTFRCLEDNLGIDKRVTRFVLPVGATINMDGTALYEAVAAIFIAQMNGIELDWGQIVTVSMTATLASVGAASIPSAGLVTMLLILTAVGLPTQDISLLVAVDWLLDRFRTSVNVVGDSYGAGIVYHLSKDELDSFDAQQTRMDDFEMAKTQSFFENNSNQNVYTHHNSILIDDCKVHFTLTDIETCM, translated from the exons ATGCAGAAGCAAGTGGAGGTCAGGATGGACGAGAGCCATCTGGAGCCCGTAGTGGACACTCCTGAGAGTGCATGTGGCGGTTTCTGTGACAAGATCATGAGGAACATGGTTCTCACTCTCACAATCCTCG GTGTGTTTCTGGGTTCCATCGCTGGAATGCTGCTGCGGCACATATCTCCCCTCCCTCCCGATGTTATTATGATCATCGCCTTCCCAGGGGAGATCCTAATGAGGATGCTGAAGATGCTTATTTTGCCTCTCATTGTTTCCAGTCTGGTCACAG GACTAGCCGGTTTGGATGCCAAATCCAGCGGCCGCTTAGGGACCAGGGCCATGGTGTACTACATGTCGACAACGGTGATTGCAGCCGTCCTGGGAGTGATCCTGGTGCTGCTCATCCATCCCGGGAACCCCAAGCTGAGGGCTAATCTCGGGCAGGGAAAGAAGAACGACGAGGTTTCCAGCGTAGACGCTTTCTTTGACCTCATCCGAAATCTTTTCCCGGAAAACTTGGTGCAGGCCTGCTTCCAGCAG ATCCAAACAGTGACCACCAAAGTACCAGTGCCCACTAACAGGACCAAGGCACCCCCACAATTCACAGTGAAAAGGTCACTTCAGTTCAAGAGTGGGATGAATGTCCTGG GTTTGATCGGATTCTTTGTCGCTTTTGGAGTTATTATGGGGAAAATGGGAGAAAAGGCCAAGCTGATGTTGGAGTTTTTCAACGTCCTGAATGAGATTGTTATGAAGCTTGTTAGCGCAATCATGTG GTACTCCCCTGTTGGTATTGCCTGCCTCATCTGTGGAAAGATCATCTCCATTGCTGATTTGGAGGTGGTTGCGAGGCAGCTGGGGATGTACATGATCACTGTGATAGTGGGCCTCATCATCCATGGAGGCATCTTCCTTCCGCTGATATATTTTGTGGTCGTAAAAGAAAACCCCTTCAAGTTCTTCATGGGTATATTCCAGGCTTGGGTGACAGCACTTGGAACGGCGTCCAG TGCCGGTACCCTGCCTGTCACGTTCAGATGCTTAGAGGACAACCTGGGCATCGACAAGAGAGTAACGCGATTTGTCCTCCCGGTGGGAGCCACCATCAACATGGACGGCACGGCGCTTTATGAGGCTGTGGCTGCCATCTTCATCGCTCAGATGAATGGGATTGAGCTTGACTGGGGCCAAATTGTTACCGTCAG CATGACAGCCACCCTGGCCAGCGTTGGAGCAGCCAGCATCCCCAGTGCTGGACTTGTGACCATGCTTCTGATACTCACGGCGGTGGGGCTGCCCACGCAGGACATCAGCCTCCTGGTCGCGGTCGACTGGCTGCT GGATCGTTTCCGCACCTCAGTCAACGTGGTTGGGGACTCCTATGGAGCAGGTATTGTTTACCACCTTTCTAAAGATGAGCTTGACTCATTCGACGCCCAACAGACCCGGATGGATGACTTTGAGATGGCAAAGACACAATCCTTCTTTGAAAATAACAGCAACCAGAATGTATACACTCACCACAACTCAATCTTGATAGACGACTGCAAGGTACATTTCACGTTAACGGACATAGAGACTTGTATGTAG